The Arachis hypogaea cultivar Tifrunner chromosome 14, arahy.Tifrunner.gnm2.J5K5, whole genome shotgun sequence genome has a segment encoding these proteins:
- the LOC140172864 gene encoding uncharacterized protein isoform X1 has product MEHTTLQLAATTTTTTTTTTSAPSQPPPEPPPNATVSSHRVREEGELFSSDDDDENRDTAAVLPIPDSSVVQSIHESSVVQSTYESSVVQSIHESSVVQSIPDVQTIRTAQTTSTVQSTIVAQTIPAIKTASARESGAAPLVQKSIQGVQGGSNNLLLQTNKQSTSQKSLVKNQLPPKSPPWTGPVGNDKNLVISFSDDDSGSDLDTKGNATKLDSHVKRPSSSLVKSNKLQLQQNGRGVQKAMPKRFSSNHTFILPMTKNRGSISKGVGSMPLGQGSRTKYFKPVNKNVMIREHVRDQGVVSNDSKLQDLRHQIALRESELRLKAALQTKEAASIVGRDHNVSNLKNDIARKYTPPSSEALEPREPDRKRLKLGTSAVGSQQEVPVSKSILPSKDSARQNCYHQERHHVGHSQNEIPLCRGKPTIVTSEKQPDKHTDNSLHNMPFRPREGDVSYGVNQIEKSIRPIDPCIAPNQSAVPENMNSNSMPKNLVAPSGASLLSHKDNAHVSEHNNMDLDSIFGMEELIDKELEEAQEHRHKCEIEERNALKIYLKAQRALLEANARCTNLYRKRELCSANLRSLILNNPSFSWSSGQHQDLDSGPDYLTRHGYEIPTSSCQRPAEYNDNNNPSFDSNIQGMNLVAGANLGPEPCGEPDASTSEPLPQMGNNAENGIYSPSDELDTSGNENGEISPAGNVSSNLDAEYNKEQDSNGKLMDIDTTSNANFSTDCPQDSLLLEATLRSQLFARLGTKGMKTSIPSNNTVAAAEHGPENEVGSQRNQEHHGVVVQSGVDDNDLQGIERQERSIHLDSTEIQSEQNSGGNSLESNGSGGSGGQGHMPCQGHHSTNDMTFPPLIFRSAFRELREISPFYPNQFQNKNDFIHTNDSENRRITCLGYDEMKWSNLLEVSVPVTVGNLLSEESSYSCSSAVDPFWPLCMYELRGKCNNDECPWQHVKDYDDGNLHQEQHINSNNPGRLPLHQQNCNGVTKVPNGHKATVLPTYLVGLDVLKADQFAYKAVMAHRSSQYWQKHFSFTLATSNMLRNGIPADAPLLHGGDERIEVHDPWNNYLSSFQWRTGARNQIKQAMADSEQAVEMAALILNQETNKLHGVRKALSILSKALETDPKSLVLWIVYLLIYYGNFNPDEKNDMFFYAVKHCEGCYVLWLMYINSQRKLDDRLAAYDAALSELCQHASAAVEDRAHESACILDLFLQMLDCLCMSGNIEKAIHRSYGIIPTTTKSDEPNHLSLSDILNCLTISDKCVFWVCCVYLVIYRKLPDAVVLKFECEKDLLDIEWPFIRLSEDDKEMAIKLVETAVESVDSHLCSESVKSDANLRAAQLFALNHIRCMVALDNLESSRDLFDKYMKLYPSCIELVLLLARIQKQESNVANFTGFEEAISIWPNEVPGISCIWNQYVENALQNQRIDFAKEIISRWFHSVWKVQELSNGETDASSHGNSCGSLGLNSKPASDTLISDHKSMDMMFGFLNLSLYYFFQNDATEACLAVDKAKNIAAFGGLEHSMRKHVMFLLCDALSLKEDGPNDAIKKILEVYMDPSTQALLVPKVLTRKFFDSIKKPRVQHLINNILTPVSFDCALLNFIAQSWFGSSHLPRMVSDPKYLVDFVEAIMEVVPSNFQLAIIVCKLLSNSHNNSDVSSASLWFWACSNLVNAILSSVPIPPEYVWVKAGGFLQNPVGIEAVSQRFFGRALSVYPYSIELWKCFYKLNKTIGVANDVVEAAKERGISIELD; this is encoded by the exons ATGGAACACACCACTCTTCAGCTcgcagccaccaccaccaccaccaccaccaccacaacctcCGCGCCCTCCCAGCCTCCTCCCGAACCCCCTCCCAACGCCACCGTTTCTTCTCACAGAGTCAGAGAAGAAGGCGAGCTATTTTCTTCCGACGACGATGAC GAAAACCGTGATACTGCTGCTGTTCTACCCATCCCCGATAGCTCTGTTGTTCAGTCCATTCATGAGAGCTCTGTTGTTCAGTCAACTTATGAGAGCTCTGTTGTTCAGTCCATTCATGAAAGCTCTGTTGTTCAGTCCATCCCTGATGTTCAAACTATCCGTACTGCTCAAACTACCAGTACTGTTCAGTCCACCATTGTTGCACAAACCATCCCTGCCATTAAAACTGCCTCTGCCAGAGAGTCTGGCGCAGCTCCATTGGTGCAAAAGAGTATCCAGGGCGTTCAGGGTG GCTCCAACAATCTACTATTACAGACAAACAAACAATCAACTTCACAGAAGAGCTTGGTAAAGAATCAATTACCCCCCAAATCTCCTCCATGGACCGGTCCTGTAGGCAATGATAAAAATCTCGTGATAAGCTTTTCTGATGATGACAGTGGTAGTGACCTTGACACTAAAGGTAATGCTACCAAGTTGGATAGCCATGTAAAGCGTCCAAGCTCATCCTTGGTGAAATCAAACAAATTACAGTTACAGCAAAATGGTAGAGGTGTGCAGAAGGCAATGCCCAAGAGATTCTCTTCTAATCACACATTTATATTACCAATGACCAAAAACCGCGGTTCCATTTCTAAAGGTGTTGGATCCATGCCACTGGGACAGGGATCACGGACTAAATACTTCAAGCCTGTGAATAAAAATGTAATGATTCGAGAGCATGTACGTGATCAAGGAGTGGTATCAAATGACAGTAAACTCCAGGATTTGCGGCATCAAATTGCACTCCGTGAAAGTGAACTTAGGTTGAAGGCAGCCCTACAAACTAAGGAAGCTGCTTCAATTGTAGGTAGGGATCATAATGTATCAAATCTGAAGAATGACATAGCTAGAAAATATACTCCACCTTCCTCAGAGGCTTTGGAGCCAAGGGAACCGGATAGGAAACGCTTGAAACTTGGCACATCGGCTGTTGGTAGTCAGCAAGAAGTTCCTGTTTCAAAATCCATATTACCATCCAAAGATTCTGCACGGCAAAATTGTTATCATCAGGAGAGACACCATGTTGGTCATAGTCAAAATGAAATTCCATTATGTAGAGGAAAGCCAACAATAGTGACATCAGAGAAGCAACCTGACAAACATACTGATAATTCCTTACATAATATGCCTTTTAGACCAAGAGAAG GTGATGTTAGTTATGGTGTCAATCAGATTGAAAAGAGTATTAGGCCTATTGACCCTTGTATTGCTCCCAACCAGAGTGCAGTGCCAGAAAATATGAACTCCAATAGCATGCCAAAGAATTTA GTAGCCCCAAGCGGTGCATCTCTTTTGAGCCACAAGGATAATGCACATGTCTCTGAGCATAACAACATGGATTTAGATTCAATTTTTGGAATGGAAGAATTGATAGATAAAGAATTGGAGGAAGCACAGGAACATCGGCACAAatgtgaaattgaagaaagaaatgCACTTAAAATTTATCTTAAAGCTCAAAGAGCTTTGCTTGAGGCTAATGCTCGATGCACCAATCTTTACCGTAAAAGGGAATTGTGTTCAGCTAATCTACgatctttaattttaaataatcccAGCTTCTCTTGGTCTTCAGGGCAACACCAGGATCTGGATTCAGGGCCAGATTACTTAACCAGGCATGGATATGAAATACCCACATCAAGCTGTCAGAGGCCTGCTgaatataatgataataataatccaAGTTTTGACTCTAATATTCAAGGTATGAACCTTGTGGCAGGAGCAAATTTAGGACCTGAACCTTGTGGTGAACCAGATGCTAGTACGTCAGAGCCTTTACCTCAAATGGGTAATAATGCCGAAAATGGAATTTATTCTCCTTCTGATGAATTGGACACATCTGGTAATGAAAATGGAGAGATTTCACCAGCTGGAAATGTGTCAAGTAATCTTGATGCTGAATATAATAAAGAACAGGACTCTAATGGCAAATTGATGGACATAGATACTACATCAAATGCAAACTTTTCTACTGATTGTCCTCAGGATTCTTTGCTTCTCGAAGCAACATTGAGGTCTCAATTATTTGCACGTTTAGGGACTAAAGGTATGAAGACTAGCATTCCATCTAACAACACAGTGGCAGCTGCTGAACATGGGCCTGAAAATGAGGTTGGAAGCCAGAGAAATCAAGAACATCATGGTGTTGTAGTACAATCTGGGGTGGATGATAATGATCTCCAAG GCATTGAGAGgcaagaaaggagtatccatctgGATTCCACTGAGATTCAAAGTGAGCAAAACAGCGGTGGAAATTCTTTGGAGTCAAATGGTAGTGGTGGTTCAGGAGGTCAAGGACATATGCCTTGTCAAGGCCACCATTCAACAAATGATATGACCTTCCCACCTTTGATTTTTAGGAGTGCATTTCGTGAGCTGAGAGAAATATCTCCATTCTATCCTAATCAATTCCAGAACAAAAATGATTTTATTCACACTAATGATAGTGAAAATAGGCGTATTACATGCCTCGGTTATGATGAAATGAAGTGGAGCAATTTGTTAGAAGTCTCAGTGCCTGTCACTGTTGGGAATTTACTCTCAGAAGAAAGCTCTTATAGCTGCAGTTCTGCAGTTGATCCATTTTGGCCACTTTGCATGTATGAACTTCGTGGAAAATGCAACAATGACGAGTGTCCTTGGCAGCATGTTAAGGACTATGATGATGGAAACCTTCATCAGGAGCAACACATTAATTCCAATAATCCAG GTAGATTACCATTGCATCAACAAAACTGTAATGGTGTGACAAAAGTTCCAAATGGTCACAAAGCTACAGTCCTGCCAACTTATCTTGTTGGCTTAGATGTTCTGAAAGCAGATCAATTTGCCTATAAAGCTGTTATGGCGCATAGAAGTTCCCAATACTGGCAGAAGCATTTCAGTTTTACTTTGGCTACTTCGAATATGCTACGGAATGGTATACCTGCTGATGCTCCATTATTGCATGGTGGTGATGAACGAATAGAGGTCCATGACCCTTGGAACAACTATTTATCATCTTTTCAGTGGAGAACTGGAGCCCGG AATCAAATTAAGCAGGCCATGGCTGATAGTGAACAAGCTGTTGAGATGGCTGCTCTTATTCTAAACCAGGAAACTAATAAATTGCATGGTGTAAGAAAG GCTCTGTCTATACTATCAAAAGCGCTGGAAACTGATCCAAAATCTTTGGTTCTGTGGATTGTTTATCTGCTCATTTACTATGGAAATTTCAACCCAGATGAAAAGAATGACATGTTCTTCTATGCG GTCAAACACTGTGAAGGATGTTATGTACTATGGCTCATGTACATTAACAGTCAGAGGAAGCTTGATGATCGGCTTGCTGCCTATGATGCTGCTCTGTCAGAGCTCTGTCAGCATGCTTCTGCTGCTGTGGAGGATAGAGCACATGAAAGTGCATGCATCTTAGACCTGTTTTTGCAAATGTTGGATTGCTTATGCATGTCAGGAAATATTGAGAAAGCCATTCACAGAAGTTATGGAATAATCCCTACTACAACTAAATCTGATGAGCCTAATCATCTGTCACTCTCAGATATACTCAATTGTTTAACAATTTCTGACAAATGTGTATTCTGGGTTTGTTGTGTTTACTTAGTTATTTACAGGAAACTGCCTGATGCTGTAGTACTGAAGTTCGAATGTGAGAAGGATCTCCTTGATATTGAATGGCCCTTTATCCGTTTATCTGAAGATGATAAGGAGATGGCTATTAAACTTGTGGAAACTGCTGTTGAGTCCGTTGATTCCCATCTCTGTAGTGAATCAGTCAAAAGTGATGCTAATCTCAGGGCTGCTCAACTTTTTGCTCTTAATCATATTAGATGTATGGTTGCACTTGATAACCTTGAATCCTCAAGAGATTTGTTTGATAAATACATGAAGTTGTACCCTTCCTGCATAGAACTGGTTCTGCTATTGGCTCGTATACAGAAACAGGAGAGCAATGTTGCCAATTTCACAGGTTTTGAGGAAGCCATTAGCATATGGCCAAATGAAGTTCCTGGAATCAGTTGCATCTGGAATCAGTATGTTGAAAATGCTCtccaaaatcaaagaattgattttGCAAAAGAAATTATATCCCGTTGGTTCCACTCTGTCTGGAAAGTTCAGGAACTCTCAAATGGAGAAACGGATGCCAGCAGTCATGGCAATTCTTGTGGCTCTTTGGGATTGAATTCAAAACCTGCTTCAGATACATTGATTTCTGATCACAAAAGTATGGATATGATGTTTGGATTTCTTAATCTGTCACTCTATTATTTTTTTCAGAATGATGCGACAGAAGCATGCCTAGCAGTTGATAAAGCTAAGAATATTGCGGCTTTTGGAGGCCTAGAACACAGCATGAGAAAACATGTGATGTTTCTGCTTTGTGATGCATTGAGCTTAAAGGAGGATGGTCCTAATGATGCTATAAAGAAGATTTTAGAGGTTTATATGGATCCTTCGACTCAGGCACTTCTAGTCCCTAAAGTGTTAACAAGGAAATTTTTTGACAGCATCAAGAAGCCAAGAGTGCAGCATCTAATAAACAATATACTAACTCCAGTTTCATTTGATTGCGCTCTGCTAAATTTTATTGCTCAATCGTGGTTTGGTTCATCTCATTTACCCCGAATGGTCAGTGACCCAAAATACCTGGTTGATTTTGTTGAAGCCATTATGGAGGTAGTTCCATCCAACTTTCAATTAGCAATTATTGTCTGCAAGCTATTAAGCAACAGTCACAATAATTCTGATGTAAGTTCAGCCAGTCTGTGGTTTTGGGCTTGTTCGAACCTTGTAAATGCAATTTTGAGTTCCGTCCCAATACCACCAGAATATGTTTGGGTCAAAGCTGGGGGTTTCTTACAGAATCCCGTGGGCATTGAGGCAGTCTCTCAAAGATTTTTTGGAAGGGCGCTCTCAGTCTATCCATATTCTATTGAGTTGTGGAAATGTTTCTATAAGCTAAACAAGACCATTGGAGTAGCAAATGATGTTGTGGAAGCAGCAAAAGAAAGGGGTATTAGTATTGAACTTGATTGA
- the LOC140172864 gene encoding uncharacterized protein isoform X2 has protein sequence MPKRFSSNHTFILPMTKNRGSISKGVGSMPLGQGSRTKYFKPVNKNVMIREHVRDQGVVSNDSKLQDLRHQIALRESELRLKAALQTKEAASIVGRDHNVSNLKNDIARKYTPPSSEALEPREPDRKRLKLGTSAVGSQQEVPVSKSILPSKDSARQNCYHQERHHVGHSQNEIPLCRGKPTIVTSEKQPDKHTDNSLHNMPFRPREGDVSYGVNQIEKSIRPIDPCIAPNQSAVPENMNSNSMPKNLVAPSGASLLSHKDNAHVSEHNNMDLDSIFGMEELIDKELEEAQEHRHKCEIEERNALKIYLKAQRALLEANARCTNLYRKRELCSANLRSLILNNPSFSWSSGQHQDLDSGPDYLTRHGYEIPTSSCQRPAEYNDNNNPSFDSNIQGMNLVAGANLGPEPCGEPDASTSEPLPQMGNNAENGIYSPSDELDTSGNENGEISPAGNVSSNLDAEYNKEQDSNGKLMDIDTTSNANFSTDCPQDSLLLEATLRSQLFARLGTKGMKTSIPSNNTVAAAEHGPENEVGSQRNQEHHGVVVQSGVDDNDLQGIERQERSIHLDSTEIQSEQNSGGNSLESNGSGGSGGQGHMPCQGHHSTNDMTFPPLIFRSAFRELREISPFYPNQFQNKNDFIHTNDSENRRITCLGYDEMKWSNLLEVSVPVTVGNLLSEESSYSCSSAVDPFWPLCMYELRGKCNNDECPWQHVKDYDDGNLHQEQHINSNNPGRLPLHQQNCNGVTKVPNGHKATVLPTYLVGLDVLKADQFAYKAVMAHRSSQYWQKHFSFTLATSNMLRNGIPADAPLLHGGDERIEVHDPWNNYLSSFQWRTGARNQIKQAMADSEQAVEMAALILNQETNKLHGVRKALSILSKALETDPKSLVLWIVYLLIYYGNFNPDEKNDMFFYAVKHCEGCYVLWLMYINSQRKLDDRLAAYDAALSELCQHASAAVEDRAHESACILDLFLQMLDCLCMSGNIEKAIHRSYGIIPTTTKSDEPNHLSLSDILNCLTISDKCVFWVCCVYLVIYRKLPDAVVLKFECEKDLLDIEWPFIRLSEDDKEMAIKLVETAVESVDSHLCSESVKSDANLRAAQLFALNHIRCMVALDNLESSRDLFDKYMKLYPSCIELVLLLARIQKQESNVANFTGFEEAISIWPNEVPGISCIWNQYVENALQNQRIDFAKEIISRWFHSVWKVQELSNGETDASSHGNSCGSLGLNSKPASDTLISDHKSMDMMFGFLNLSLYYFFQNDATEACLAVDKAKNIAAFGGLEHSMRKHVMFLLCDALSLKEDGPNDAIKKILEVYMDPSTQALLVPKVLTRKFFDSIKKPRVQHLINNILTPVSFDCALLNFIAQSWFGSSHLPRMVSDPKYLVDFVEAIMEVVPSNFQLAIIVCKLLSNSHNNSDVSSASLWFWACSNLVNAILSSVPIPPEYVWVKAGGFLQNPVGIEAVSQRFFGRALSVYPYSIELWKCFYKLNKTIGVANDVVEAAKERGISIELD, from the exons ATGCCCAAGAGATTCTCTTCTAATCACACATTTATATTACCAATGACCAAAAACCGCGGTTCCATTTCTAAAGGTGTTGGATCCATGCCACTGGGACAGGGATCACGGACTAAATACTTCAAGCCTGTGAATAAAAATGTAATGATTCGAGAGCATGTACGTGATCAAGGAGTGGTATCAAATGACAGTAAACTCCAGGATTTGCGGCATCAAATTGCACTCCGTGAAAGTGAACTTAGGTTGAAGGCAGCCCTACAAACTAAGGAAGCTGCTTCAATTGTAGGTAGGGATCATAATGTATCAAATCTGAAGAATGACATAGCTAGAAAATATACTCCACCTTCCTCAGAGGCTTTGGAGCCAAGGGAACCGGATAGGAAACGCTTGAAACTTGGCACATCGGCTGTTGGTAGTCAGCAAGAAGTTCCTGTTTCAAAATCCATATTACCATCCAAAGATTCTGCACGGCAAAATTGTTATCATCAGGAGAGACACCATGTTGGTCATAGTCAAAATGAAATTCCATTATGTAGAGGAAAGCCAACAATAGTGACATCAGAGAAGCAACCTGACAAACATACTGATAATTCCTTACATAATATGCCTTTTAGACCAAGAGAAG GTGATGTTAGTTATGGTGTCAATCAGATTGAAAAGAGTATTAGGCCTATTGACCCTTGTATTGCTCCCAACCAGAGTGCAGTGCCAGAAAATATGAACTCCAATAGCATGCCAAAGAATTTA GTAGCCCCAAGCGGTGCATCTCTTTTGAGCCACAAGGATAATGCACATGTCTCTGAGCATAACAACATGGATTTAGATTCAATTTTTGGAATGGAAGAATTGATAGATAAAGAATTGGAGGAAGCACAGGAACATCGGCACAAatgtgaaattgaagaaagaaatgCACTTAAAATTTATCTTAAAGCTCAAAGAGCTTTGCTTGAGGCTAATGCTCGATGCACCAATCTTTACCGTAAAAGGGAATTGTGTTCAGCTAATCTACgatctttaattttaaataatcccAGCTTCTCTTGGTCTTCAGGGCAACACCAGGATCTGGATTCAGGGCCAGATTACTTAACCAGGCATGGATATGAAATACCCACATCAAGCTGTCAGAGGCCTGCTgaatataatgataataataatccaAGTTTTGACTCTAATATTCAAGGTATGAACCTTGTGGCAGGAGCAAATTTAGGACCTGAACCTTGTGGTGAACCAGATGCTAGTACGTCAGAGCCTTTACCTCAAATGGGTAATAATGCCGAAAATGGAATTTATTCTCCTTCTGATGAATTGGACACATCTGGTAATGAAAATGGAGAGATTTCACCAGCTGGAAATGTGTCAAGTAATCTTGATGCTGAATATAATAAAGAACAGGACTCTAATGGCAAATTGATGGACATAGATACTACATCAAATGCAAACTTTTCTACTGATTGTCCTCAGGATTCTTTGCTTCTCGAAGCAACATTGAGGTCTCAATTATTTGCACGTTTAGGGACTAAAGGTATGAAGACTAGCATTCCATCTAACAACACAGTGGCAGCTGCTGAACATGGGCCTGAAAATGAGGTTGGAAGCCAGAGAAATCAAGAACATCATGGTGTTGTAGTACAATCTGGGGTGGATGATAATGATCTCCAAG GCATTGAGAGgcaagaaaggagtatccatctgGATTCCACTGAGATTCAAAGTGAGCAAAACAGCGGTGGAAATTCTTTGGAGTCAAATGGTAGTGGTGGTTCAGGAGGTCAAGGACATATGCCTTGTCAAGGCCACCATTCAACAAATGATATGACCTTCCCACCTTTGATTTTTAGGAGTGCATTTCGTGAGCTGAGAGAAATATCTCCATTCTATCCTAATCAATTCCAGAACAAAAATGATTTTATTCACACTAATGATAGTGAAAATAGGCGTATTACATGCCTCGGTTATGATGAAATGAAGTGGAGCAATTTGTTAGAAGTCTCAGTGCCTGTCACTGTTGGGAATTTACTCTCAGAAGAAAGCTCTTATAGCTGCAGTTCTGCAGTTGATCCATTTTGGCCACTTTGCATGTATGAACTTCGTGGAAAATGCAACAATGACGAGTGTCCTTGGCAGCATGTTAAGGACTATGATGATGGAAACCTTCATCAGGAGCAACACATTAATTCCAATAATCCAG GTAGATTACCATTGCATCAACAAAACTGTAATGGTGTGACAAAAGTTCCAAATGGTCACAAAGCTACAGTCCTGCCAACTTATCTTGTTGGCTTAGATGTTCTGAAAGCAGATCAATTTGCCTATAAAGCTGTTATGGCGCATAGAAGTTCCCAATACTGGCAGAAGCATTTCAGTTTTACTTTGGCTACTTCGAATATGCTACGGAATGGTATACCTGCTGATGCTCCATTATTGCATGGTGGTGATGAACGAATAGAGGTCCATGACCCTTGGAACAACTATTTATCATCTTTTCAGTGGAGAACTGGAGCCCGG AATCAAATTAAGCAGGCCATGGCTGATAGTGAACAAGCTGTTGAGATGGCTGCTCTTATTCTAAACCAGGAAACTAATAAATTGCATGGTGTAAGAAAG GCTCTGTCTATACTATCAAAAGCGCTGGAAACTGATCCAAAATCTTTGGTTCTGTGGATTGTTTATCTGCTCATTTACTATGGAAATTTCAACCCAGATGAAAAGAATGACATGTTCTTCTATGCG GTCAAACACTGTGAAGGATGTTATGTACTATGGCTCATGTACATTAACAGTCAGAGGAAGCTTGATGATCGGCTTGCTGCCTATGATGCTGCTCTGTCAGAGCTCTGTCAGCATGCTTCTGCTGCTGTGGAGGATAGAGCACATGAAAGTGCATGCATCTTAGACCTGTTTTTGCAAATGTTGGATTGCTTATGCATGTCAGGAAATATTGAGAAAGCCATTCACAGAAGTTATGGAATAATCCCTACTACAACTAAATCTGATGAGCCTAATCATCTGTCACTCTCAGATATACTCAATTGTTTAACAATTTCTGACAAATGTGTATTCTGGGTTTGTTGTGTTTACTTAGTTATTTACAGGAAACTGCCTGATGCTGTAGTACTGAAGTTCGAATGTGAGAAGGATCTCCTTGATATTGAATGGCCCTTTATCCGTTTATCTGAAGATGATAAGGAGATGGCTATTAAACTTGTGGAAACTGCTGTTGAGTCCGTTGATTCCCATCTCTGTAGTGAATCAGTCAAAAGTGATGCTAATCTCAGGGCTGCTCAACTTTTTGCTCTTAATCATATTAGATGTATGGTTGCACTTGATAACCTTGAATCCTCAAGAGATTTGTTTGATAAATACATGAAGTTGTACCCTTCCTGCATAGAACTGGTTCTGCTATTGGCTCGTATACAGAAACAGGAGAGCAATGTTGCCAATTTCACAGGTTTTGAGGAAGCCATTAGCATATGGCCAAATGAAGTTCCTGGAATCAGTTGCATCTGGAATCAGTATGTTGAAAATGCTCtccaaaatcaaagaattgattttGCAAAAGAAATTATATCCCGTTGGTTCCACTCTGTCTGGAAAGTTCAGGAACTCTCAAATGGAGAAACGGATGCCAGCAGTCATGGCAATTCTTGTGGCTCTTTGGGATTGAATTCAAAACCTGCTTCAGATACATTGATTTCTGATCACAAAAGTATGGATATGATGTTTGGATTTCTTAATCTGTCACTCTATTATTTTTTTCAGAATGATGCGACAGAAGCATGCCTAGCAGTTGATAAAGCTAAGAATATTGCGGCTTTTGGAGGCCTAGAACACAGCATGAGAAAACATGTGATGTTTCTGCTTTGTGATGCATTGAGCTTAAAGGAGGATGGTCCTAATGATGCTATAAAGAAGATTTTAGAGGTTTATATGGATCCTTCGACTCAGGCACTTCTAGTCCCTAAAGTGTTAACAAGGAAATTTTTTGACAGCATCAAGAAGCCAAGAGTGCAGCATCTAATAAACAATATACTAACTCCAGTTTCATTTGATTGCGCTCTGCTAAATTTTATTGCTCAATCGTGGTTTGGTTCATCTCATTTACCCCGAATGGTCAGTGACCCAAAATACCTGGTTGATTTTGTTGAAGCCATTATGGAGGTAGTTCCATCCAACTTTCAATTAGCAATTATTGTCTGCAAGCTATTAAGCAACAGTCACAATAATTCTGATGTAAGTTCAGCCAGTCTGTGGTTTTGGGCTTGTTCGAACCTTGTAAATGCAATTTTGAGTTCCGTCCCAATACCACCAGAATATGTTTGGGTCAAAGCTGGGGGTTTCTTACAGAATCCCGTGGGCATTGAGGCAGTCTCTCAAAGATTTTTTGGAAGGGCGCTCTCAGTCTATCCATATTCTATTGAGTTGTGGAAATGTTTCTATAAGCTAAACAAGACCATTGGAGTAGCAAATGATGTTGTGGAAGCAGCAAAAGAAAGGGGTATTAGTATTGAACTTGATTGA